One segment of Candidatus Blochmannia ocreatus DNA contains the following:
- the pdxH gene encoding pyridoxamine 5'-phosphate oxidase, whose amino-acid sequence MMKKIDISNIRREYTLGAINYSDLPDKPIKLFSAWLKQAFSSKIPDPTAMCLATVDYTGQPYQRIVLLKDFSETTMTFYTNLNSRKAFHLNHNPKVSLCFPWNVIDKQVTVIGEISKLAENIVLKNFYARPKNNQISTWVSKNQSSTISFTTLLEKKFLELKQKYLFKEIPFPKFWGGYTVHIHSIEFWHGRIYRLHDRFIYKKSNHTWCIYRLSP is encoded by the coding sequence ATGATGAAAAAAATCGATATTTCTAATATTAGACGAGAATATACTCTAGGAGCAATAAACTACTCAGATTTACCTGATAAACCTATAAAATTATTCTCAGCATGGTTAAAACAGGCATTTTCTTCTAAAATACCCGACCCAACTGCAATGTGCTTAGCTACAGTAGATTATACTGGACAACCTTATCAACGTATAGTACTACTAAAAGACTTTTCTGAAACAACAATGACATTCTATACTAATCTTAATAGTCGTAAAGCTTTCCATTTAAATCATAATCCAAAAGTTAGTCTATGTTTTCCTTGGAATGTAATAGATAAACAAGTTACAGTAATTGGCGAAATTTCTAAACTAGCAGAAAATATAGTCTTAAAAAATTTTTACGCACGACCTAAAAATAATCAAATTAGCACATGGGTTTCTAAAAACCAATCCTCAACTATATCATTTACAACATTACTTGAAAAAAAATTTTTAGAATTAAAACAAAAATACTTATTCAAAGAAATACCATTTCCCAAATTCTGGGGTGGATATACAGTTCACATACATAGCATAGAATTTTGGCATGGAAGAATATATAGACTACACGATAGATTTATATATAAAAAAAGCAACCACACATGGTGCATCTATAGATTGTCTCCATAA
- the tyrS gene encoding tyrosine--tRNA ligase yields the protein MKYTNIIQYLYTRNSIAQITNKEKLINITQSQSITLYCGFDPTSDSLHIGHLILLINLRRFQLFGHHPVILIGGATGLIGDPSFKNSARKICAINTVQKWVEKIKHQVSKFINCSNNHASQAHIVNNYNWLSSISLLKFLREIGNFFSINKMINKDSIKKRLQKNNHGISYAEFSYNLLQSYDFSYLYQNYNTILQIGGSDQWGNIISGIELIHRIHKHNTYGITMPLLTTKYNTKFGKTEKNTIWLDPKKTSPYKFYQYWLNISDKKVYNFLKIFTNMPIEQIEDLKKEDKKNHKKPKAQTILAKKITQLVHGRYGLKNAQNITNCLFTGKIHTLTLKDFKQLSQDGIPFLSLKFNTTLTLQQVLVESTLAFSKTQAKTLILSKSIRINSMKQTKINYIFCATDKLYNRYTILQRGKKSFCLITWE from the coding sequence ATGAAATATACAAATATTATACAATACTTATATACAAGAAATTCAATAGCACAAATTACTAATAAAGAAAAATTAATCAATATAACACAATCACAATCAATAACTTTATATTGTGGATTTGACCCAACCTCTGATAGCCTACACATAGGACATTTAATTTTACTAATTAACTTAAGAAGATTTCAACTGTTTGGGCATCATCCTGTTATTTTAATAGGTGGAGCAACAGGACTTATTGGAGACCCAAGTTTCAAAAATTCAGCAAGAAAAATATGTGCAATTAACACTGTACAAAAATGGGTAGAAAAAATTAAACACCAAGTATCTAAATTCATTAACTGCTCAAATAATCATGCTTCACAAGCTCACATAGTAAACAACTATAATTGGCTGTCTTCTATATCTCTGCTAAAATTTCTCAGAGAAATAGGGAATTTTTTTTCCATTAACAAAATGATAAATAAAGATTCTATAAAAAAAAGATTACAAAAAAATAACCATGGAATTTCCTATGCTGAATTTTCCTATAATTTATTACAAAGTTATGATTTTAGTTATCTATATCAAAATTACAATACAATTCTACAAATTGGAGGCTCGGACCAATGGGGCAATATTATATCAGGCATAGAACTAATACATCGTATACATAAACACAATACTTACGGAATTACTATGCCTCTACTTACTACAAAGTACAATACTAAATTTGGTAAAACAGAAAAAAATACAATATGGTTAGACCCTAAAAAAACTAGTCCGTATAAATTTTATCAGTATTGGTTAAATATTTCTGATAAAAAAGTGTATAATTTTTTAAAAATATTTACTAATATGCCAATAGAGCAAATTGAGGATCTAAAAAAAGAAGATAAAAAAAATCATAAAAAACCAAAAGCTCAAACTATCTTAGCTAAAAAAATTACTCAATTGGTTCATGGTCGATACGGACTAAAAAACGCGCAAAATATTACCAATTGTCTTTTTACTGGGAAAATACACACACTTACTTTAAAAGATTTTAAACAATTATCACAAGATGGAATACCATTCCTATCACTAAAATTCAATACAACACTGACATTGCAACAAGTATTAGTAGAATCAACACTAGCATTTTCAAAAACACAAGCCAAGACATTAATACTCTCTAAGAGTATTAGAATAAACTCGATGAAACAAACAAAAATAAATTATATTTTTTGTGCTACTGACAAACTATATAACCGCTATACGATATTACAACGAGGGAAAAAAAGTTTTTGTTTAATAACATGGGAATAG
- the nth gene encoding endonuclease III — translation MNFIKRYKILCKFRDNIYSSDVRLIYNSAFELLISVLLSAQTNDIQVNRVTKSLFQVANTPEGMLRLGIENIKNYIRSIGLFNNKAKNIIETCHLLIEKYNGTLPESRVDLESLPGVGRKTANIILNIVFGWPTIAVDTHVFRFCNRSRFAIGKNVFSVEKKLLSVVPGEFKKCCHKWFVSHGRDVCRAKHPSCRVCIINNLCEFKDKHHYLNK, via the coding sequence ATGAATTTTATTAAACGTTATAAGATTTTATGTAAATTTAGAGATAATATTTATTCCTCGGATGTAAGATTGATATATAATTCAGCATTTGAATTATTAATATCGGTCTTGTTGTCCGCTCAAACTAATGATATTCAAGTTAATCGAGTGACTAAAAGTTTATTTCAAGTTGCTAACACACCCGAAGGTATGTTGCGTCTTGGCATAGAAAATATTAAAAATTATATTCGATCTATTGGTTTATTTAATAATAAAGCTAAAAATATTATTGAAACGTGTCATTTGTTGATAGAAAAGTATAATGGAACATTGCCGGAAAGTCGTGTTGATTTAGAGTCTTTACCTGGTGTTGGTCGAAAAACTGCTAATATTATTTTAAATATAGTGTTTGGTTGGCCAACTATTGCTGTAGATACACATGTTTTTAGGTTTTGTAATCGAAGTCGTTTTGCAATAGGAAAAAATGTTTTTTCTGTGGAAAAAAAATTACTATCAGTGGTTCCAGGAGAATTTAAAAAATGTTGTCACAAATGGTTTGTATCGCATGGTAGAGATGTGTGTCGTGCTAAGCATCCCAGTTGTCGTGTTTGTATTATTAATAATTTATGTGAATTTAAAGATAAGCACCATTACTTAAATAAGTAG
- the fumC gene encoding class II fumarate hydratase, whose product MRIEQDTMGTISVSEDNLWGAQTQRALKYFNISNEKMPFSLIKALAQIKRAAAQVNCDLGLLDSKIMRVIMQAADEVLSGIHNNEFPISVWQTGSGTQSNMNMNEVLANRANALLRSKKKIHAELVHPNDHVNKSQSSNDVFPSAMHIAAVIGVREQLIPKINILKKTLLDKSHKFNNIIKIGRTHLQDATPLTLGQEISAWVSMLQHNTQHIESTMPHLYELALGGTAVGTGLNTHPEYSIRIANTVAMLTKHDFVSASNKFESLSTCDALIHSHGALKGLAVSMMKIANDIRLLSSGPRCGIGELSIPANEPGSSIMPGKVNPTQCEAMTMLCAQVMGNDVSINIGGASGHLELNVYRPLIIYNFLQSVRLLSDGIASFHDYCIVGLQPQHKRINELLKKSLMLVTVLTPYIGYDKAAEIVKAADFYGLSLKEAALKLGYISEKQFDEWVCYKNMISSFKI is encoded by the coding sequence ATGCGTATTGAACAAGACACTATGGGCACTATTTCAGTATCTGAAGATAATTTATGGGGCGCTCAAACTCAACGTGCATTAAAATATTTTAATATTTCTAATGAAAAAATGCCATTTTCGTTAATAAAAGCATTAGCGCAAATTAAACGTGCAGCCGCTCAAGTAAATTGTGATTTGGGCTTATTAGATAGTAAAATAATGCGCGTTATTATGCAAGCTGCAGATGAAGTATTATCTGGAATTCATAATAATGAGTTCCCAATATCGGTATGGCAAACTGGTTCTGGTACGCAGAGCAACATGAATATGAACGAAGTTTTAGCAAATCGTGCTAATGCTTTATTAAGAAGCAAAAAAAAAATTCATGCAGAATTAGTTCATCCTAATGATCATGTTAATAAAAGTCAAAGTTCAAATGATGTGTTTCCTAGCGCAATGCATATTGCGGCAGTGATAGGTGTTCGTGAACAGTTAATACCGAAGATTAATATTTTGAAAAAGACTTTACTTGATAAGTCGCATAAGTTTAATAATATTATTAAAATTGGACGTACGCACTTACAAGATGCTACTCCTTTAACATTGGGTCAAGAAATTTCTGCTTGGGTATCAATGTTACAACATAATACTCAACATATAGAGTCTACTATGCCTCATTTATATGAATTGGCATTAGGAGGTACAGCTGTTGGTACTGGTTTGAATACACATCCAGAGTATTCTATACGTATCGCTAATACAGTAGCAATGCTTACTAAGCATGATTTTGTTAGTGCCTCAAATAAATTTGAATCGCTATCAACATGTGATGCATTAATACATAGTCATGGAGCTTTAAAAGGTTTGGCAGTTTCTATGATGAAAATTGCTAATGATATTCGTTTATTATCTTCTGGACCTAGATGTGGTATTGGAGAATTAAGTATCCCTGCAAACGAACCAGGTAGCTCTATAATGCCTGGCAAGGTTAATCCTACTCAATGTGAAGCAATGACTATGTTATGCGCTCAAGTTATGGGTAATGATGTTAGTATAAATATAGGTGGTGCCTCTGGTCATTTAGAACTTAATGTTTATAGACCGTTAATTATATATAATTTTTTACAATCAGTGCGTTTATTATCTGATGGAATAGCGAGTTTTCATGATTATTGTATTGTGGGTTTACAACCGCAGCATAAACGTATTAATGAATTACTTAAGAAATCATTAATGTTAGTTACTGTTTTAACTCCTTATATTGGATATGATAAAGCTGCAGAAATTGTTAAAGCAGCAGATTTTTATGGTTTAAGTTTAAAAGAAGCGGCATTAAAATTAGGCTATATAAGTGAAAAACAATTTGATGAGTGGGTTTGTTATAAAAATATGATTAGTTCATTTAAAATATAA
- a CDS encoding inverse autotransporter beta domain-containing protein — translation MQIITAISVIFFILLYNLEAKASNIKHIKHYFDNNNSLLEYIHIPTTKLPINNYYVPYNLNNHFNNKIKKINTPLYTYTEPLRSKRNSTIIQLKNDSIDVLYSFLGQNNTLKHTTSFIQLGINKNCCSKNKIINIGVGKKYSLNKYCGIGYNTFYHCPISTEIYKPHAINVNLEYWIKNTSLTIKNYFNLYSNNDFHQHLYQRCHIMHPKNGQQINIQTKSKYFPQFTGIIKLEQFNYDKQYKKFFYRKNNRYVSLELNYQPIPILNFNINNIFTDKKHKNTICQFIINYQFGIPILQQIRSVKDKLILPYHHDIKIIQFFIPTATQLNNYTLFNQFKSYKEFVQQNTNIVSGYPGEIKIIQPYKNKLSTTVDNTQSLINPGDNIVALNNDAYIVRLSNTPETTEVIDITYTKSQNKTNKLNELRVITKSFPKNTIPDQQINDPDINTSDEFKINLKNNTIQQNKQTHEIIPTINSNNSKYDSSDDDNIILDQIPYIENQYDDTTIKTNDFVFPTPPPMLESLELFSTNTTETPPSRATSTQNDNNNKIPTTTAAEFQEMEPTPLSSSLSTKKNDNSIHTEENYQNNALNMQDDNLSLSMLLINNKNKNFSSIGTQEYLDKIENTIKTQKNTKRYSDIEKVFMKLHQTDSSSSISEDCLTDDSNNSYY, via the coding sequence ATGCAAATAATTACTGCGATCAGTGTCATATTTTTTATATTATTATATAATTTAGAAGCAAAAGCTAGTAATATAAAACATATTAAACACTATTTTGATAACAACAATTCCCTTCTAGAATATATACATATACCAACCACAAAATTACCTATTAACAATTATTATGTTCCTTACAATTTAAATAATCATTTTAATAACAAAATAAAAAAAATAAATACCCCACTGTATACATATACAGAACCTTTGCGTTCAAAGCGCAATTCAACAATAATACAATTAAAAAACGATTCAATAGATGTGTTATATTCATTTTTAGGTCAGAATAACACACTAAAACACACCACATCCTTTATACAATTAGGAATAAATAAAAATTGCTGCTCAAAAAATAAAATAATTAATATAGGAGTCGGAAAAAAATATTCACTTAATAAATATTGTGGAATTGGATACAATACTTTCTATCATTGCCCTATTTCTACAGAAATATATAAACCACATGCAATTAATGTAAATCTAGAATATTGGATAAAAAATACTTCATTAACAATAAAAAATTATTTTAATTTATATAGTAACAACGACTTTCATCAACATCTATATCAACGATGCCATATAATGCATCCCAAAAATGGCCAACAAATTAACATTCAAACTAAATCCAAATATTTTCCACAATTTACCGGAATAATAAAATTAGAACAATTTAATTATGACAAACAATACAAAAAATTTTTTTATAGAAAAAATAACCGTTATGTATCACTGGAATTAAATTACCAACCTATTCCAATATTAAATTTTAACATAAACAATATTTTTACAGATAAAAAACATAAAAATACTATTTGTCAATTTATTATAAATTACCAATTTGGTATACCTATCTTACAGCAAATACGCTCTGTAAAGGATAAACTAATATTACCGTATCATCATGATATAAAAATCATACAATTCTTTATTCCTACTGCAACACAATTAAATAATTATACACTATTTAATCAATTTAAAAGTTATAAAGAATTTGTACAACAAAACACTAACATAGTTTCTGGATATCCTGGAGAAATTAAAATTATTCAACCTTATAAAAATAAGCTGTCTACAACAGTAGACAATACACAATCATTAATAAATCCAGGAGATAATATTGTCGCATTAAACAATGACGCTTATATTGTTCGCTTATCTAACACCCCTGAAACAACAGAAGTTATAGATATAACATATACTAAAAGCCAAAATAAAACCAATAAACTAAATGAATTACGCGTTATAACAAAAAGCTTTCCAAAAAATACTATTCCTGATCAACAAATTAATGACCCCGATATTAACACTAGTGATGAATTCAAAATAAACCTTAAAAATAATACTATTCAACAAAATAAACAAACACATGAAATAATACCAACAATCAATTCAAATAATTCAAAATATGACAGCAGTGATGATGATAACATCATATTAGATCAAATCCCATACATAGAAAATCAATATGATGATACAACTATAAAAACAAATGATTTTGTATTTCCAACGCCACCACCTATGTTAGAATCTCTAGAACTTTTTTCAACAAACACGACAGAAACGCCTCCAAGTAGAGCAACATCAACACAAAATGATAATAATAATAAAATTCCAACAACAACTGCTGCAGAATTCCAAGAAATGGAACCAACTCCTCTATCATCAAGCTTATCAACAAAAAAAAATGACAATTCTATTCACACAGAAGAAAATTATCAAAACAATGCATTAAATATGCAAGATGATAATCTTTCATTATCAATGCTATTAATTAATAACAAAAATAAAAATTTCTCTTCCATAGGAACCCAAGAATATCTTGATAAAATTGAAAATACTATAAAAACTCAAAAGAACACTAAAAGATACAGTGATATAGAAAAAGTATTTATGAAATTACATCAAACTGATTCTTCTTCTTCCATAAGTGAAGATTGTTTAACTGATGACAGTAATAACAGTTACTACTAA
- a CDS encoding UbiX family flavin prenyltransferase — protein MAKPLRLVIGISGASGGIYGLRALTILKRCNINIESHLIVTRNALLTLRQEFQINKKAVYELADVVYCPQDIGASIASGSYLTLGMLVAPCSIKTMSEISSGVTSSLIGRAADVTLKEKRKLVLMVRETPLHLGHLRTMVKLAEFGAVIMPPVPAYYSHPKTIDDIVCYTVARALNLFGINTNSIASAWLGINSIHKK, from the coding sequence ATGGCAAAACCGTTGCGTTTAGTAATAGGGATATCTGGTGCTTCTGGGGGAATATATGGATTGCGAGCATTAACTATATTAAAAAGATGTAATATTAATATAGAATCACATCTTATCGTAACTAGGAATGCGTTGTTAACATTACGCCAAGAATTTCAGATCAATAAGAAAGCTGTGTATGAATTAGCGGATGTAGTATATTGTCCGCAGGATATAGGGGCGTCTATAGCTAGTGGATCTTATTTAACATTGGGAATGTTAGTGGCACCATGTTCTATTAAGACTATGTCTGAGATTAGTTCTGGGGTAACATCTTCTTTAATTGGTCGAGCTGCAGATGTAACTTTAAAAGAAAAACGTAAATTAGTGTTAATGGTACGCGAAACTCCATTACATTTAGGACATTTGCGTACCATGGTTAAACTGGCAGAATTTGGGGCTGTGATTATGCCGCCAGTTCCTGCGTATTATTCGCATCCCAAAACTATAGATGATATTGTGTGTTATACAGTAGCAAGAGCTCTTAATTTGTTTGGTATTAATACCAATAGTATTGCTTCTGCTTGGTTGGGAATTAACTCAATTCATAAAAAGTAA
- the kdsB gene encoding 3-deoxy-manno-octulosonate cytidylyltransferase, translating into MNFIIVVPVRFFSKRLPGKALASIHGKPMIIRVLENALNSNANTVIVATDSMRIAKVIKSQKFSNLSVYITKLNHQSGTERIAEIVVHYKIPDDQIIVHLQGDEPLISTDMIHELVNAASLINITDNMMVTLATPISSYKEACNSDIVKVVIDSKNYALYFSRSMIPWINICNVSKDRDNNMKKLSDFLLCHMGVYLYKAKFLHNYVNWDVSPLERLEKLEQLRVLWNQGLIYVSIVNTEFNVSVNTLESLEQVNILFKNNI; encoded by the coding sequence ATGAATTTTATTATAGTTGTTCCTGTTAGATTTTTTTCTAAGCGTTTACCAGGAAAAGCATTAGCAAGTATACACGGAAAGCCTATGATTATAAGGGTGTTAGAAAATGCGTTAAATTCTAATGCTAATACAGTAATAGTAGCTACTGATAGTATGCGTATAGCTAAAGTTATTAAATCACAGAAATTTAGTAATTTATCAGTATATATAACAAAACTAAATCACCAGTCTGGGACTGAGCGTATCGCTGAAATAGTAGTTCATTATAAAATACCAGATGATCAAATAATAGTACATCTTCAAGGAGATGAACCATTAATTTCGACAGATATGATTCATGAATTAGTGAATGCTGCTAGTTTAATTAATATTACTGATAATATGATGGTTACATTGGCTACGCCTATATCTTCTTATAAGGAAGCGTGTAACTCTGATATAGTTAAGGTTGTTATAGATTCCAAAAATTATGCTCTTTATTTTTCTCGTTCTATGATTCCATGGATTAATATATGTAATGTCAGCAAAGATCGGGATAATAATATGAAAAAATTATCTGATTTTTTGTTATGTCATATGGGTGTTTATTTGTATAAAGCTAAATTTTTACATAATTATGTAAATTGGGATGTTAGTCCTTTAGAACGTTTGGAAAAATTGGAACAACTAAGGGTGTTATGGAATCAAGGTTTAATATATGTATCTATAGTTAATACTGAATTTAATGTTAGTGTTAATACTTTAGAATCATTAGAACAGGTAAATATTTTATTTAAAAATAATATTTAG
- a CDS encoding Trm112 family protein, translated as MRKELLFQIIVCPICYRKLSFNSKREELVCNIDNVIFPIRYGIPVLLKNKI; from the coding sequence GTGAGAAAAGAGTTATTATTTCAGATTATTGTGTGCCCTATATGTTATAGGAAATTATCTTTTAACTCGAAACGAGAGGAGTTAGTATGTAACATTGATAATGTAATATTTCCAATACGTTATGGTATTCCAGTACTTTTGAAAAATAAAATTTGA
- the lpxK gene encoding tetraacyldisaccharide 4'-kinase — MFISSIWFKSSFFYLFLLPLSWIYGLVSLINRISYQRGWRRVHRFSVPIVIIGNLTIGGNGKTPMVLWLVEQLKIRGWRVGVISRGYKGKSNNYPIVIDVNSHADECGDEPILLWKRTGVSVAVSPKRVDAVFALLRRHKELDVIISDDGLQHYALFRDIEWVIINSNLRFGNGCWLPAGPMRERISRLKKVQAIIINGFDYKVNAGEILMQFFPSTAINILTGECKPINFLKNVVAIAGIGYPMKFFDTLRRFGLNPVRVISFADHYIYSEKTLVSLTKKDEILLMTEKDAVKCFDFAHENWWYVYLEVQINKIDTAHLLSMVEDKIRYYRG; from the coding sequence ATGTTTATTAGTAGTATTTGGTTTAAATCGTCTTTTTTTTATTTATTTTTGTTGCCGTTGTCTTGGATATATGGTTTAGTGAGTTTAATTAATAGAATTAGTTATCAGCGTGGATGGCGTAGAGTGCACAGGTTTTCAGTACCTATAGTAATTATTGGTAATTTAACAATAGGAGGTAATGGAAAAACACCAATGGTGTTATGGTTAGTAGAACAATTAAAAATTCGTGGATGGAGAGTTGGAGTTATTTCCAGGGGGTATAAAGGTAAATCTAATAATTATCCAATAGTTATTGATGTTAATAGTCATGCTGATGAATGTGGTGATGAGCCAATTTTGCTTTGGAAGCGTACTGGAGTATCAGTAGCAGTATCTCCAAAGCGAGTAGATGCAGTGTTTGCATTGTTAAGGAGACATAAAGAATTAGATGTAATTATTAGTGATGATGGATTACAGCATTATGCTCTTTTTAGAGATATAGAATGGGTAATAATTAATAGTAATTTACGTTTTGGAAATGGTTGTTGGTTACCTGCTGGTCCAATGCGGGAGCGTATTAGTAGGTTGAAGAAAGTACAAGCTATTATTATAAACGGTTTTGATTATAAAGTAAATGCTGGAGAAATATTAATGCAATTTTTTCCAAGTACTGCAATAAATATATTAACTGGAGAATGTAAACCTATTAATTTTTTGAAAAATGTTGTTGCTATTGCAGGAATTGGATATCCTATGAAATTTTTTGATACTTTACGAAGATTTGGGTTAAATCCTGTAAGAGTTATTTCGTTCGCTGATCATTATATATATTCTGAAAAAACTTTAGTTTCTCTAACTAAAAAAGATGAAATTTTATTAATGACGGAAAAGGATGCAGTTAAGTGTTTTGATTTTGCTCATGAAAATTGGTGGTATGTTTATTTAGAAGTGCAAATAAACAAAATAGATACAGCGCATTTGTTAAGTATGGTAGAAGATAAAATTAGATATTATAGGGGGTGA
- the msbA gene encoding lipid A ABC transporter ATP-binding protein/permease MsbA, whose translation MLQYSDQQHASTWSTFRRLWPIIFPFRAGLIIASITLVVNATSDAFMLSLLKPLLDDGFGRSDKEVFLWMPLALIGLMGIRGISSFISTYCISWVSGKVVMQIRCKLFKHIMDMPVSFFVKQSTGTLVSRITYDSEQVASSSSGALITVIREGASIIGLCTMMFYYSWQLSLILVVIAPIVSISIKFVSYRFRMISKKMQSVMGQLTSSAEQMLKGHKEVLIFGGQHTEKIRFNCVSNRIRQQSMKMVQTLSVFDPLIQFLASLALACVIYTASIPGVMEVLTAGTVTVIFSSMIVLMKPLKSLTNVSAQFQRGMAACQTLFSILDLETEKDHGFIDIKRVNGHIVFDNVTFIYPERNTPSLSNINFTIKAGQTVALVGRSGSGKSTIVDLLTRFYDMYKGRILLDGFNLNDYKLSSLRNQIAVVSQKVHLFNDTIANNIAYARKNFYSRKSIETAAHMAYAMDFISKMKYGLDTVIGENGVLLSSGQCQRIAIARALLRNCPIVILDEATSALDLKSEYFIKRSIFSLKKHRTLLIIAHRLSTVENADQILVVENGCIVERGVHSVLMNSKGVYANLYKLQFS comes from the coding sequence ATGTTACAGTATAGTGATCAGCAGCACGCTTCTACCTGGAGTACTTTCCGACGTCTTTGGCCTATAATTTTCCCGTTTAGAGCAGGTTTAATCATTGCGTCCATCACTTTAGTTGTAAATGCGACAAGTGATGCGTTTATGTTATCTTTATTGAAACCTTTACTGGATGATGGGTTTGGACGCTCTGATAAAGAAGTGTTTTTATGGATGCCCTTAGCTCTTATTGGATTAATGGGGATTAGGGGTATAAGTAGTTTTATATCTACTTATTGTATATCTTGGGTATCCGGAAAAGTAGTAATGCAGATTAGATGTAAATTATTTAAGCATATCATGGATATGCCAGTATCTTTTTTTGTAAAACAGTCTACTGGCACATTGGTATCTAGAATTACTTATGATTCTGAGCAAGTTGCTTCTTCTTCGTCTGGGGCATTAATTACAGTAATTAGAGAGGGAGCGTCTATTATAGGTTTGTGTACAATGATGTTTTATTATAGTTGGCAATTATCGTTAATTCTAGTTGTCATTGCCCCAATAGTATCTATATCAATTAAATTTGTATCATATAGATTTAGAATGATTAGTAAAAAAATGCAAAGTGTTATGGGTCAGTTAACTAGTAGCGCTGAACAAATGCTAAAAGGACATAAGGAGGTATTAATTTTTGGTGGACAACATACAGAAAAAATTAGATTTAATTGCGTGAGCAATAGAATACGACAGCAAAGTATGAAAATGGTACAGACATTATCTGTTTTTGATCCGTTAATTCAGTTTTTAGCTTCATTAGCGTTAGCTTGTGTGATTTATACAGCTAGTATTCCTGGTGTTATGGAAGTTCTTACGGCTGGTACTGTAACTGTTATTTTTTCGTCGATGATAGTATTAATGAAGCCATTAAAATCGCTAACTAATGTTAGCGCGCAATTTCAACGAGGTATGGCGGCCTGTCAGACTTTGTTTTCTATTCTAGATTTAGAAACTGAAAAAGATCATGGTTTTATTGATATTAAACGAGTTAATGGACATATTGTATTCGATAATGTTACTTTTATTTATCCAGAAAGAAACACACCGTCACTTTCTAACATTAATTTTACTATTAAAGCGGGACAAACTGTTGCGTTAGTAGGACGATCTGGTTCAGGTAAATCTACTATAGTAGATTTATTAACTCGTTTTTATGATATGTATAAGGGCCGAATTTTATTAGATGGCTTTAATTTGAATGATTATAAATTATCTTCTTTACGTAATCAAATAGCTGTAGTTTCTCAAAAAGTGCATTTATTTAATGATACTATTGCAAATAATATTGCATATGCACGTAAGAATTTCTATTCTAGAAAATCAATTGAGACAGCAGCACACATGGCGTATGCTATGGATTTTATTTCTAAAATGAAATACGGTTTAGATACAGTAATAGGTGAAAATGGAGTATTGTTGTCGAGTGGTCAGTGTCAACGTATTGCAATTGCACGTGCTTTGTTACGCAATTGTCCTATTGTAATTTTAGATGAAGCTACATCTGCTTTAGATTTAAAATCAGAATATTTTATTAAAAGATCTATTTTTTCATTAAAAAAACATAGAACTTTATTAATTATTGCTCATCGTTTGTCTACAGTTGAAAATGCAGATCAAATATTAGTAGTAGAAAATGGTTGTATTGTAGAACGTGGGGTGCATTCAGTATTAATGAATAGTAAAGGAGTATACGCTAATTTATATAAGTTGCAATTTTCTTAA